In the Euphorbia lathyris chromosome 5, ddEupLath1.1, whole genome shotgun sequence genome, one interval contains:
- the LOC136228912 gene encoding methylesterase 1-like, with amino-acid sequence MANQQQHIVLVHGAGHGAWCWYKVKPMLEAAGHRVTALDLAASGIHPAKIEEVCTLGEYTEPLLYFLACLPPEERVVLVGHSLGGMNLALAMETFPHKIAVAVFLTALMPDTEHRPSFVIEKFLERTPTEAWLDTKFFPYSSRLMHQIAILFGPNYLANMYQLSPVKDIELGKLLVRPSSFFLHDLCEARNFTSEKYGSVKKVFIISEQDKAIPPDFQRWMIQNYHVHQVFNIEESDHMVMLSKLKELTNHLSQIAIDYA; translated from the exons atggcAAATCAGCAGCAGCATATAGTTTTAGTACACGGGGCAGGCCACGGAGCCTGGTGCTGGTACAAGGTGAAGCCAATGCTTGAGGCCGCCGGCCACCGGGTCACAGCACTTGACTTGGCGGCTTCCGGCATCCACCCGGCGAAAATCGAAGAAGTTTGCACATTGGGTGAATACACTGAGCCTCTTTTGTATTTCTTGGCCTGTCTGCCACCGGAAGAAAGAGTTGTACTTGTTGGACATAGTCTCGGTGGTATGAATTTGGCACTTGCCATGGAAACTTTCCCTCACAAGATCGCTGTTGCTGTCTTTTTAACAGCATTGATGCCCGACACCGAACATCGCCCATCTTTTGTTATCGAAAAG TTCCTTGAAAGGACACCGACAGAGGCATGGTTGGACACTAAGTTCTTCCCTTACAGCAGTCGCTTAATGCATCAAATTGCTATACTTTTTGGACCCAACTACTTAGCCAACATGTACCAACTAAGCCCTGTTAAG GATATTGAGCTGGGAAAGTTGCTGGTAAGGCCATCCTCATTTTTTCTACATGATCTATGCGAGGCAAGAAATTTCACAAGTGAAAAATATGGATCAGTTAAGAAAGTTTTTATTATATCCGAACAAGATAAGGCTATACCTCCAGATTTTCAGAGGTGGATGATTCAAAATTATCATGTTCATCAAGTTTTCAACATTGAAGAATCAGACCATATGGTTATGCTTTCTAAGCTTAAAGAGTTGACTAATCATCTCTCTCAGatagctattgattatgcttaa
- the LOC136231256 gene encoding salicylic acid-binding protein 2-like: protein MEKKQHIVLVHGACHGAWCWYKVKPMLEAAGHQVTALDMAASGIHPGKIQEVNTVTEYTQPLLDFLASLPPEERVVVVGHSLGGLNLSLAMEYFPQKIAVAVFLTAFLPDITHEPSYVLDQYNERTPGEAWLDSEFSPYSSSLEHQISMFFGPKFLTSMLYQLSPIQDLELAKLLIRPSSLFKHDLSKATKFTNEGFGMVKRVFITCEQDKAITLEFQKWMIQNCGVDEVVNIKDSDHMAMFPKPKELTHCLSKIAIEYA, encoded by the exons ATGGAAAAGAAGCAGCATATAGTTTTAGTACACGGAGCATGCCATGGAGCCTGGTGTTGGTACAAGGTGAAGCCAATGCTTGAAGCCGCCGGCCACCAGGTCACCGCCCTTGACATGGCGGCTTCCGGTATCCATCCGGGGAAAATCCAAGAAGTTAACACAGTAACTGAATATACTCAGCCTCTGTTGGATTTCTTAGCATCTCTGCCACCGGAAGAaagagttgtagttgttggccATAGCCTCGGTGGCCTGAATTTGAGTCTTGCCATGGAATATTTCCCTCAAAAGATCGCCGTTGCCGTCTTCTTAACAGCTTTCTTGCCGGACATCACACACGAGCCATCTTATGTTTTGGATCAG TATAATGAAAGGACGCCGGGAGAGGCATGGTTGGACAGCGAGTTTTCCCCTTATAGTAGCTCTTTAGAACATCAAATCAGTATGTTTTTTGGACCCAAATTCTTAACTTCCATGCTTTACCAACTAAGTCCTATTCAG GATTTAGAGCTGGCAAAGTTATTGATAAGGCCATCCTCATTATTTAAGCATGATCTATCTAAGGCAACAAAGTTCACAAATGAAGGATTTGGAATGGTTAAACGAGTGTTTATTACATGCGAGCAGGACAAGGCTATAACTCTGGAATTTCAGAAGTGGATGATTCAAAATTGTGGTGTTGATGAAGTTGTCAACATTAAAGATTCAGACCATATGGCTATGTTTCCTAAGCCTAAAGAGCTCACTCATTGTCTCTCAAAAATAGCCATTGAGTATGCTTAA